One region of Niallia sp. Man26 genomic DNA includes:
- a CDS encoding bifunctional UDP-sugar hydrolase/5'-nucleotidase: MENIHIYHTNDLHSHFENWPRIKELFQKRKNWHTEAGDSVFLFDIGDHLDLSHPYTEATQGKANATLLEIEQFDAVTIGNNEGITLPYHALDQLYQDASYDVIVANLFHKNGSRPDWCIPHKIYETNKGTRIGVIGLTAYFHTLYELLDWKLTLPFQALEEQLGLLKDKTDIIIVLSHLGINDDEQMAENYPEIDIILGAHTHHIFHQGKLINNSLLGAAGKYGQFAGHIEIKYDPHAKKVLAKQAEVYETSKLPPAENEAEYIENLYLEGKKALSEEVISLSKQLTKQETAGLLCEAVLAWCNADIAILNEGLILDDLNKGPVSYFDLLSICPHPINPCNVTLSGAELKEVLTDMKQPSWETLHVKGLGFRGTLMGKMISRGVQTKTNGEVITYWIGGKELDPKAEYIVAIPDMFTFGDFFPSIYRAPEKQYFLPEFMRNILAEALQRMAV; the protein is encoded by the coding sequence ATGGAAAATATCCATATATATCATACTAATGATTTGCACAGTCATTTTGAGAACTGGCCTAGAATCAAGGAGCTTTTCCAAAAAAGAAAAAACTGGCATACTGAAGCAGGCGATTCTGTTTTCTTATTTGATATTGGTGACCATTTAGATTTATCTCATCCATACACTGAGGCAACACAAGGAAAAGCGAATGCTACACTGCTGGAGATAGAACAGTTCGATGCAGTAACAATCGGTAATAATGAAGGAATCACACTGCCCTATCATGCACTAGATCAACTTTATCAAGATGCTTCCTACGATGTGATTGTAGCCAATCTCTTTCATAAAAATGGGAGTAGGCCAGATTGGTGCATCCCACATAAGATATATGAAACGAATAAAGGGACACGCATCGGTGTTATTGGTTTGACTGCCTATTTTCACACTTTATATGAATTGCTTGACTGGAAGCTGACACTTCCTTTTCAGGCTTTAGAGGAACAGCTGGGTTTGTTAAAAGATAAAACAGACATCATTATCGTCTTGTCGCATTTAGGAATTAATGATGACGAGCAGATGGCTGAAAACTATCCGGAAATTGATATAATTTTAGGAGCACATACACACCATATCTTTCATCAAGGAAAACTCATTAATAACAGCCTGTTAGGAGCTGCTGGTAAATATGGACAATTTGCTGGACATATTGAAATAAAATATGATCCTCATGCAAAAAAAGTGCTGGCAAAACAGGCAGAGGTATATGAAACAAGCAAGCTGCCTCCAGCAGAAAACGAAGCGGAATATATTGAGAATCTTTATTTAGAAGGCAAAAAAGCACTTTCTGAGGAAGTGATCTCACTGTCTAAGCAGCTTACGAAACAGGAAACAGCGGGCCTTTTATGTGAGGCAGTGCTTGCATGGTGTAATGCAGATATAGCTATCCTTAATGAAGGTTTGATTCTTGACGATCTAAACAAGGGCCCGGTCAGCTATTTTGACCTTTTAAGCATCTGTCCACATCCTATCAATCCTTGTAATGTTACTTTGTCAGGAGCAGAATTGAAAGAAGTACTCACAGATATGAAGCAGCCTTCATGGGAAACCCTTCATGTAAAAGGACTAGGGTTTAGAGGAACATTAATGGGCAAAATGATTTCAAGGGGTGTACAGACAAAAACCAATGGTGAAGTTATTACCTATTGGATAGGCGGCAAAGAACTTGACCCGAAAGCAGAATATATTGTAGCAATACCGGATATGTTCACATTCGGCGATTTCTTTCCATCTATATATCGCGCACCAGAAAAACAGTATTTTTTGCCTGAGTTTATGAGAAATATTTTGGCAGAAGCTTTGCAGAGAATGGCCGTTTAG
- a CDS encoding DUF72 domain-containing protein, which translates to MIQIGLTGWGDHDSLYGSHVSPRNKLQEYASYFPTVEVDSSFYAIQPIKNAQRWTATTPEAFQFIVKAYQGMTGHQRGELPFATKEEMFDAFIESISPYIENNKLSMVLFQFPPWFDCTKAHVDYLRVCKAKMKDIPCALEFRHQSWFDEKFREQTLAFMQEENWIHSICDEPQVMPGSIPAILETVRTDKVLIRFHGRNYYGWAQKNNPNWREVRYLYRYNQKELEEWAENIKRLQKQCEHVYVLFNNNSGGDAADNALQLMKILGIEYRNLAPRQLDLF; encoded by the coding sequence TTGATTCAGATTGGTTTAACTGGATGGGGCGACCATGATTCTTTGTATGGCTCCCATGTTTCTCCGCGAAATAAACTGCAGGAATATGCAAGCTATTTCCCGACAGTTGAAGTAGACTCTTCTTTTTATGCTATACAGCCAATAAAGAATGCGCAAAGATGGACAGCTACAACACCAGAGGCTTTTCAATTTATTGTAAAGGCATATCAGGGCATGACTGGCCATCAAAGAGGAGAGCTTCCATTTGCAACGAAGGAAGAAATGTTTGATGCGTTTATTGAATCTATTTCACCATATATTGAAAATAATAAGCTGAGTATGGTGCTTTTCCAATTTCCTCCATGGTTTGACTGCACAAAGGCGCATGTGGATTATTTAAGGGTATGCAAAGCGAAGATGAAGGACATTCCTTGTGCACTAGAATTTCGACATCAATCATGGTTTGATGAGAAATTTAGAGAGCAAACACTTGCCTTTATGCAGGAAGAAAATTGGATTCATAGCATCTGTGATGAACCCCAGGTAATGCCAGGATCCATTCCTGCTATCCTAGAAACTGTCCGAACCGATAAGGTGCTTATCCGTTTCCATGGCAGGAACTACTACGGCTGGGCACAAAAAAACAATCCAAACTGGAGAGAGGTTCGGTATCTTTACAGATATAATCAGAAGGAATTAGAGGAATGGGCAGAGAATATTAAACGATTACAGAAGCAATGTGAACATGTTTATGTTCTTTTCAACAATAATTCTGGCGGGGATGCTGCAGACAATGCACTGCAGTTAATGAAAATACTTGGCATTGAATATAGAAATCTTGCACCTAGACAACTGGATTTGTTTTAA
- the sufB gene encoding Fe-S cluster assembly protein SufB codes for MAKKAPDIGDYKYGFSDKDVSIFRSKRGLTKEIVEEISKMKEEPQWMLDFRLKSLEHFYNMPMPQWGGDLASLNFDEITYYVKPSEKTERSWDEVPEEIKQTFDKLGIPEAEQKYLAGVSAQYESEVVYHNMQEDLENMGIVFKDTDSALKENEDIFREHWATVIPPTDNKFAALNSAVWSGGSFIYVPKGIKVDTPLQAYFRINSENMGQFERTLIIVDEGAHVHYVEGCTAPVYTTNSLHSAVVEIIIKKDAYCRYTTIQNWANNVYNLVTKRAVCDANATMEWIDGNIGSKLTMKYPAVILKGEGARGMTLSIALAGKGQHQDAGAKMIHLAPNTSSTIVSKSISKQGGKVTYRGIVHFGRKADGARANIECDTLIMDNKSTSDTIPYNEILNDNISLEHEAKVSKVSEEQLFYLMSRGISEEEATEMIVMGFIEPFTKELPMEYAVEMNRLIKFEMEGSIG; via the coding sequence ATGGCAAAAAAAGCACCCGATATTGGGGATTATAAATATGGATTTTCAGACAAAGACGTTTCCATCTTTCGTTCTAAGCGTGGATTAACGAAAGAAATCGTTGAAGAAATTTCAAAAATGAAGGAAGAGCCGCAGTGGATGCTTGACTTCCGCTTGAAGTCTCTAGAGCATTTCTACAATATGCCAATGCCTCAATGGGGCGGAGATTTGGCTTCATTGAATTTTGATGAAATCACTTATTACGTAAAACCATCTGAAAAGACAGAACGTTCCTGGGATGAAGTTCCAGAAGAAATCAAGCAAACTTTCGATAAGCTTGGTATTCCAGAAGCGGAACAGAAATATCTTGCAGGTGTTTCTGCTCAGTATGAATCTGAAGTTGTTTACCACAACATGCAAGAAGACTTGGAGAATATGGGAATTGTCTTTAAGGATACAGACTCAGCATTGAAAGAAAATGAAGATATCTTCCGTGAGCACTGGGCAACTGTAATTCCTCCAACTGACAATAAGTTTGCTGCATTGAATTCAGCTGTATGGTCTGGTGGTTCCTTCATCTATGTACCAAAAGGAATCAAAGTAGATACGCCGCTGCAAGCGTATTTCCGTATTAACTCAGAAAATATGGGTCAATTCGAAAGAACATTGATCATCGTTGATGAAGGGGCACATGTTCATTATGTAGAGGGCTGTACAGCTCCTGTATATACAACAAACTCTCTTCACAGTGCAGTAGTAGAAATAATCATCAAAAAAGATGCTTATTGCCGTTATACTACAATCCAAAACTGGGCAAACAACGTATACAACCTTGTTACAAAAAGAGCTGTATGTGATGCAAATGCTACAATGGAATGGATTGACGGTAACATCGGAAGTAAATTGACAATGAAATATCCTGCTGTCATCTTGAAAGGTGAAGGAGCAAGAGGAATGACATTGTCTATCGCACTTGCAGGTAAAGGTCAGCACCAAGATGCTGGTGCAAAAATGATTCACTTAGCACCAAACACTTCGTCAACAATTGTTTCAAAATCTATTTCGAAACAAGGCGGAAAAGTAACATACCGCGGTATTGTACACTTTGGCCGTAAAGCAGACGGAGCACGTGCTAATATCGAGTGTGACACATTAATAATGGATAATAAATCTACATCAGATACTATCCCTTACAATGAAATATTAAATGATAATATTTCACTTGAGCATGAAGCGAAGGTTTCTAAAGTTTCAGAAGAGCAGTTATTCTACTTGATGAGCAGAGGTATCTCAGAAGAGGAAGCTACTGAAATGATCGTAATGGGCTTCATTGAGCCATTCACTAAAGAGCTACCAATGGAATATGCCGTTGAGATGAACCGCCTAATCAAGTTTGAAATGGAAGGCTCCATCGGTTAA
- the sufU gene encoding Fe-S cluster assembly sulfur transfer protein SufU, giving the protein MSFNNLDTLYRSVIMDHYKNPRNKGILEGSLTVNMNNPTCGDRILLTLQVEDGIVKDAKFDGEGCSISMSSASMMTQAIKGKKVEEAFELSNTFSEMMQGKDYSEDIDLGDIEALQGVCKFPARIKCATLAWKAMEKGFNEGLN; this is encoded by the coding sequence ATGTCTTTTAATAATTTAGATACACTTTACAGAAGTGTCATTATGGATCACTATAAAAATCCCCGGAATAAAGGGATTTTAGAAGGCAGTCTGACGGTTAACATGAATAATCCGACATGCGGTGACCGAATCCTGCTGACACTGCAAGTGGAGGACGGCATTGTTAAAGACGCAAAGTTTGATGGAGAAGGCTGTTCCATCAGCATGTCATCAGCTTCAATGATGACACAAGCGATTAAAGGAAAAAAAGTAGAAGAAGCATTTGAGCTTTCTAATACTTTCTCCGAAATGATGCAGGGAAAAGACTATAGTGAAGATATAGATTTAGGGGATATTGAAGCGCTTCAGGGCGTCTGCAAATTCCCGGCTAGGATTAAATGTGCAACACTGGCATGGAAAGCGATGGAAAAGGGCTTCAACGAAGGTCTTAACTAA
- a CDS encoding cysteine desulfurase: MNIKDVRPYFPILNQEVNGHPLVYLDSAATSQKPVQVIEALEKYYREYNSNVHRGVHTLGTRATDGYEGAREKVKNFINATSTEEIIFTRGTTTALNTVAQSYAMENLKEGDEIVISPMEHHSNIIPWQQVAKRTGAVLKYLPLQADGTISLADVEETITDSTKLVSVTYVSNVLGIINPVKEIGAIAHKHGAVLVVDAAQAAPHLKVDVQDIDCDFLGFSGHKMCGPTGIGVLYGKKHLLENMEPIEFGGEMIDFVGLYESSWKELPWKFEAGTPIIAGAIGLGAAIDFLEEIGLDNITEHEHKLAAYAMERMSTVEGLTIYGPKSAENRAGVITFNIEDVHPHDVATVLDAEGIAVRAGHHCAQPLMKWLNVSATARASFYLYNSEDDIDKFVDGIVKTKEYFSDVF; this comes from the coding sequence ATGAATATCAAAGATGTTCGTCCATACTTCCCAATATTAAACCAAGAAGTCAACGGTCATCCTTTGGTGTATTTAGACAGTGCTGCAACCTCGCAAAAGCCGGTGCAAGTAATTGAAGCATTAGAAAAGTATTACAGAGAATATAATTCCAACGTCCATCGTGGTGTCCATACACTTGGGACAAGAGCTACTGATGGTTATGAAGGAGCAAGAGAAAAGGTCAAGAACTTTATCAATGCGACATCTACAGAGGAAATTATTTTCACGAGAGGTACGACTACTGCCCTTAATACGGTTGCACAAAGTTATGCGATGGAAAACCTAAAGGAGGGTGACGAAATTGTCATCTCTCCGATGGAGCATCACAGTAATATCATTCCATGGCAGCAAGTGGCCAAAAGAACAGGAGCTGTTCTGAAGTACTTGCCACTTCAAGCGGATGGCACGATCAGCTTAGCCGACGTGGAGGAAACAATTACAGATTCAACTAAGCTTGTTTCTGTGACATATGTGTCCAATGTTCTTGGCATCATCAACCCAGTGAAGGAAATAGGGGCAATTGCTCACAAGCATGGTGCTGTGCTTGTCGTAGATGCTGCTCAAGCTGCTCCTCACTTAAAGGTGGATGTTCAAGATATTGACTGTGACTTTCTCGGCTTCTCTGGCCATAAGATGTGCGGTCCGACAGGGATCGGTGTTTTATATGGCAAAAAGCATTTGCTTGAGAACATGGAACCAATCGAATTTGGCGGCGAGATGATTGATTTTGTCGGCTTGTATGAATCATCATGGAAGGAGCTTCCATGGAAGTTTGAAGCAGGCACGCCAATCATTGCTGGCGCTATTGGTCTAGGAGCAGCAATTGACTTTTTAGAAGAGATTGGTCTTGATAATATTACAGAGCATGAGCATAAACTTGCTGCATACGCAATGGAGAGAATGTCTACAGTAGAGGGTCTGACAATATACGGTCCAAAAAGTGCCGAAAACAGAGCAGGTGTCATTACATTTAATATTGAGGATGTCCATCCTCATGATGTGGCGACAGTGCTTGATGCAGAAGGTATTGCTGTAAGGGCAGGCCACCACTGTGCACAGCCGTTGATGAAATGGCTGAACGTTTCTGCAACAGCAAGGGCGAGCTTCTACCTCTATAATTCCGAAGATGATATTGATAAGTTTGTTGACGGAATTGTTAAAACAAAGGAGTATTTCAGCGATGTCTTTTAA
- the sufD gene encoding Fe-S cluster assembly protein SufD, which produces MTTEIKLPFDQEYITSFSKDMGEPAWLTELRVKALELAEDLPMPKPDKTNIKNWNFTQIDKHIVSSQDFDSVNDLPEEAKALIDLENNKTLYIQRNNRPTFIAVSNELKEKGVIFTDIFTAAREHGDLLQKYFMKDAVKIDEHKLTALHAALMNGGVFLYIPKNVVVEEPIQSIFLHDDEETNLFNHVLVVAEDNSSVVYVENYLSVAEPKEAVFNIITEVVANANSRVQYGAVDNLATGVTTYVNRRGVANRDAKIEWALGFMNDGNTISENTTNLMGDGSFGDTKSVVVGRGEQKQNFTTKVVHFGKSSEGYILKHGVMKDSASSIFNGIGKIEHGATKANAEQESRVLMLSEKARGDANPILLIDEDDVTAGHAASVGRVDPLQLYYLMSRGIPKHEAERLVIHGFLAPVVEQLPIEGVKKQLVEVIERKVK; this is translated from the coding sequence ATGACAACGGAAATTAAATTACCATTTGATCAGGAATACATCACTTCCTTTTCAAAAGATATGGGTGAACCAGCTTGGTTAACAGAATTGCGTGTGAAAGCATTGGAATTGGCTGAAGACTTGCCGATGCCAAAGCCGGACAAAACAAACATCAAGAACTGGAACTTCACTCAAATAGATAAACATATCGTGAGCAGCCAGGACTTCGACAGTGTAAACGACCTTCCAGAAGAAGCAAAAGCATTGATCGACCTGGAAAACAATAAAACTCTTTATATACAACGCAACAACCGCCCTACTTTTATAGCTGTTTCTAACGAGCTTAAGGAAAAAGGCGTAATCTTTACAGATATTTTCACAGCAGCTAGAGAACACGGTGACCTGTTGCAAAAATATTTCATGAAGGATGCAGTGAAGATTGATGAGCATAAATTAACTGCCTTGCATGCAGCATTGATGAACGGCGGAGTATTCCTGTATATTCCGAAAAATGTCGTGGTTGAAGAACCGATTCAATCAATCTTCCTTCATGATGATGAGGAAACAAACTTGTTTAACCATGTATTGGTTGTGGCAGAAGATAATAGCTCTGTTGTTTATGTGGAAAACTATCTTTCTGTTGCAGAGCCGAAAGAAGCAGTTTTCAACATCATTACAGAGGTTGTAGCAAATGCTAATTCAAGAGTGCAATACGGTGCTGTAGACAACTTGGCAACAGGTGTTACAACATATGTTAACAGACGTGGAGTAGCTAATCGTGATGCGAAGATTGAATGGGCATTAGGCTTCATGAACGATGGAAACACAATCAGTGAAAACACAACAAACCTAATGGGCGATGGTTCATTTGGTGATACGAAATCAGTTGTTGTTGGCCGCGGTGAGCAAAAGCAAAACTTTACAACGAAGGTTGTACACTTCGGTAAAAGCTCAGAAGGCTATATCTTAAAACATGGTGTTATGAAGGATAGTGCTTCTTCTATCTTCAACGGTATCGGAAAAATCGAGCATGGTGCTACAAAAGCTAATGCCGAGCAAGAATCACGTGTCCTTATGCTAAGTGAGAAGGCTCGTGGTGATGCAAACCCGATCCTGCTTATTGATGAAGATGATGTAACAGCAGGGCATGCTGCTTCTGTCGGAAGAGTAGATCCATTGCAGCTTTACTACTTGATGAGCCGCGGTATTCCAAAACATGAGGCAGAAAGACTTGTTATTCATGGCTTCTTGGCTCCTGTAGTGGAACAGCTTCCAATTGAAGGGGTTAAAAAGCAATTGGTTGAGGTAATTGAAAGGAAAGTAAAATAA
- the sufC gene encoding Fe-S cluster assembly ATPase SufC produces MGQSKLVINDLHVAIDEKEIIKGLNLEVKGGEIHAIMGPNGTGKSTLSSAIMGHPKYEVTSGSVQLDDEDVLEMEVDERARAGLFLAMQYPSEISGVTNADFLRSALNSRLGEGNEISLMKFIRKMDSNMEFLEMDQDMAQRYLNEGFSGGEKKRNEILQLMMLEPKIAILDEIDSGLDIDALKVVSKGINQMRGEDFGCLIITHYQRLLNYITPDFVHVMMQGRIVKSGGPELAARLEAEGYDWIKQELGIEDETVEQEA; encoded by the coding sequence ATGGGTCAATCTAAATTAGTAATTAATGACTTACATGTAGCAATTGATGAGAAAGAAATTATCAAGGGTTTAAACCTTGAGGTTAAAGGCGGAGAAATCCATGCAATCATGGGACCAAATGGTACAGGTAAATCAACTCTTTCTTCTGCAATCATGGGACATCCTAAGTATGAAGTAACAAGCGGAAGTGTTCAGCTTGATGACGAAGATGTATTGGAAATGGAAGTAGACGAACGCGCCCGTGCTGGCCTTTTCTTGGCAATGCAATACCCAAGTGAAATCAGCGGTGTCACAAATGCTGACTTCTTGCGTTCTGCCCTAAACAGCAGATTAGGAGAAGGAAACGAAATTTCATTGATGAAATTCATCCGTAAAATGGACAGCAATATGGAATTCTTGGAAATGGATCAAGATATGGCACAAAGATATTTGAATGAAGGTTTCTCTGGCGGTGAAAAGAAACGTAATGAGATTCTTCAATTGATGATGCTTGAGCCGAAAATTGCAATCTTGGATGAAATCGATTCTGGTTTGGATATCGATGCATTGAAAGTCGTTTCTAAAGGTATCAACCAAATGCGCGGCGAAGACTTCGGTTGCTTAATTATTACGCATTACCAAAGATTATTGAACTACATTACACCTGATTTTGTCCATGTTATGATGCAAGGCCGCATCGTTAAGTCTGGCGGACCTGAACTAGCTGCACGCCTTGAAGCAGAAGGTTACGATTGGATTAAGCAAGAGCTTGGCATTGAAGACGAAACAGTTGAACAAGAAGCGTAA
- a CDS encoding carboxymuconolactone decarboxylase family protein, with protein sequence MDMQTHGSIGNAIHHYKEGLGTFTKKMPELAELFNAYTEKCFQEGHLSQKEKQLIALGISLYSQDEYCIIYHVKGCIDQGATEAEILEAIGVTAAFGGGAVMSQAVTLVQEAMAEFTSIQQ encoded by the coding sequence ATGGATATGCAAACACATGGTTCAATAGGAAATGCAATTCACCACTATAAAGAAGGATTAGGAACATTTACGAAAAAAATGCCTGAGCTTGCTGAATTATTTAATGCATATACGGAGAAATGCTTCCAAGAAGGACATTTATCGCAAAAGGAAAAGCAGCTTATCGCATTAGGAATTAGCTTGTATTCTCAAGATGAATACTGCATTATCTATCACGTAAAAGGCTGCATCGACCAAGGCGCTACAGAAGCAGAAATCCTCGAAGCAATTGGTGTCACTGCTGCTTTCGGAGGCGGAGCTGTTATGAGTCAGGCTGTTACATTGGTGCAAGAAGCAATGGCAGAATTTACATCAATCCAGCAATAA
- the metQ gene encoding methionine ABC transporter substrate-binding lipoprotein MetQ, whose translation MKKLLSLLFALALVLALAACGSSKDEDSSSGSDDKKELVVGASNVPHAEILEKAKPILADKGIDLKIEVFQDYILPNKALESKELDANYFQHIPYLENQIKENGYDFVSAGAIHIEPMAVYSKKYKSLDELPDGGTVIFSNSVAEQGRVLSLLEKGGLIKLKDGVDKVSATVDDIAENPKNIKFKPDYEPSLLPQIFNNNEGDAVVINANYALDTGLNPVEDSIEIEGSESPYANIITVRKEDENKEEIKTLVEVLQSKEIQDFINEEYKGAVIPVSE comes from the coding sequence ATGAAGAAATTATTATCATTACTATTTGCACTAGCTTTAGTGTTGGCTTTAGCGGCTTGCGGTTCATCTAAAGATGAAGATTCATCATCAGGCAGCGACGATAAAAAAGAATTAGTAGTTGGAGCTTCAAACGTTCCGCATGCTGAAATTTTGGAAAAAGCAAAACCAATCCTGGCTGACAAAGGTATTGACTTAAAAATTGAAGTATTCCAAGACTATATCTTGCCAAACAAAGCTTTAGAATCTAAAGAATTAGATGCAAACTATTTCCAGCATATTCCTTACCTTGAAAATCAAATTAAAGAAAACGGCTATGACTTTGTCAGCGCTGGAGCAATCCACATTGAACCTATGGCTGTTTACTCTAAAAAATACAAAAGCTTAGATGAACTTCCAGATGGCGGAACAGTAATTTTCTCTAACTCTGTGGCAGAACAAGGCCGTGTGCTTTCACTATTGGAAAAAGGCGGTTTAATCAAGCTTAAAGATGGCGTAGATAAAGTAAGCGCAACGGTTGACGATATTGCAGAAAACCCAAAAAATATTAAATTCAAACCTGATTATGAGCCATCATTGTTGCCGCAAATCTTCAACAACAACGAAGGTGACGCTGTTGTAATCAATGCTAACTATGCATTGGACACTGGCCTAAACCCAGTTGAAGATTCCATTGAAATTGAAGGCAGCGAGTCTCCATATGCAAACATCATCACAGTTCGCAAAGAAGACGAAAATAAAGAAGAAATTAAAACACTTGTTGAAGTATTACAATCTAAAGAAATTCAAGATTTCATCAACGAAGAATATAAAGGTGCAGTTATCCCTGTATCTGAATAA
- a CDS encoding methionine ABC transporter permease, with the protein MTQLFPNVDWEKMWTATVETLYMTGYSIVITFVLGLVLGITLFLTAKGNMWSNVVINKIISAIVNIFRSIPFIILIVLLIPFTKLLVGSMIGADAALPALIIGAAPFYARLVEIGLREVDKGVIEAAKAMGAKPMTIIAKVLIPESLPALVSGITVTAIALVGSTAMAGVIGAGGLGNLAYLEGFQRSRSDVTLIATIIILIIVFVIQFIGDIITSKIDKR; encoded by the coding sequence ATGACACAATTATTTCCGAATGTAGATTGGGAGAAAATGTGGACAGCAACAGTAGAAACGCTCTACATGACTGGATACTCAATCGTTATCACATTTGTATTAGGGTTAGTTTTAGGGATTACATTGTTTTTGACAGCGAAAGGGAATATGTGGAGCAATGTGGTCATCAATAAAATCATCAGTGCTATCGTTAATATTTTTCGCTCTATTCCGTTCATCATTTTAATCGTTTTGCTTATTCCATTCACTAAGCTGCTAGTCGGCAGCATGATAGGAGCAGATGCTGCCCTGCCAGCATTGATTATCGGCGCAGCACCATTCTATGCAAGACTTGTTGAAATTGGTTTGAGAGAAGTGGACAAGGGTGTAATTGAAGCAGCTAAGGCTATGGGAGCAAAACCGATGACAATTATCGCAAAGGTCTTAATCCCAGAATCATTGCCAGCATTAGTTTCCGGGATTACTGTAACGGCCATTGCCCTTGTTGGTTCTACTGCAATGGCAGGTGTTATCGGTGCAGGCGGATTAGGAAATCTTGCTTATCTGGAAGGGTTCCAGCGAAGCAGATCTGATGTAACTTTGATTGCGACAATTATCATCTTGATTATCGTGTTCGTCATCCAATTTATTGGTGACATAATCACATCGAAAATTGATAAAAGATAA
- a CDS encoding methionine ABC transporter ATP-binding protein, with protein MINIQKVKKIYPSKKGKVTAVDSVDLTIDKGEIFGVIGYSGAGKSTLIRMLNGLEIPSEGTVSVAGYEVSKIKGSKLRQARQEISMIFQHFNLLWSRTVKQNISFPLEIAGVGKAEREKKVLELIKLVGLEGREDAYPSQLSGGQKQRVGIARALASDPKVLLCDEATSALDPQTTDAILDLLVDINKRLGLTIVLITHEMHVIRKICHRVAVMEGGRVVETGPVIDVFKQPEQNITKRFVQQVIEPDDAKDTIEHLVANYSTGKIIMLGFVGESAEKPIITQLIRSFEITVNIIQGKISPTQNGSYGTLYIHLDGQEEEVGKALQFLQSQEISVEVIEG; from the coding sequence ATGATTAATATTCAAAAGGTCAAAAAAATATATCCTTCGAAAAAAGGAAAAGTGACTGCAGTAGACAGTGTAGACTTAACGATAGATAAAGGAGAAATCTTTGGAGTTATCGGTTACAGCGGCGCAGGAAAAAGTACATTAATCCGCATGCTTAACGGTCTTGAAATTCCTTCAGAGGGCACAGTTTCTGTTGCAGGATATGAGGTTTCCAAAATAAAGGGCAGCAAGCTGAGACAGGCTCGTCAGGAAATCAGCATGATATTCCAACATTTTAATCTCCTCTGGTCCCGTACAGTTAAACAGAATATCAGCTTTCCGTTAGAAATTGCTGGTGTAGGAAAAGCAGAGCGTGAGAAAAAGGTATTGGAGCTGATTAAGCTTGTCGGTCTTGAAGGCAGAGAGGATGCTTATCCATCCCAATTGAGCGGTGGGCAAAAGCAGCGTGTCGGCATTGCGAGAGCACTTGCAAGTGATCCGAAGGTTCTGCTTTGTGATGAAGCAACATCCGCTCTTGATCCGCAAACGACAGATGCGATCTTGGATTTGCTTGTAGATATCAATAAACGATTAGGTCTTACGATTGTGCTGATTACGCATGAAATGCATGTTATCCGCAAAATTTGTCATCGTGTCGCAGTGATGGAAGGCGGCCGAGTGGTAGAAACAGGACCTGTCATCGATGTGTTCAAGCAGCCGGAACAAAACATCACAAAAAGATTTGTACAGCAAGTAATCGAGCCGGATGATGCTAAAGATACTATCGAGCATCTTGTTGCGAACTATTCAACAGGCAAAATCATCATGCTTGGATTTGTTGGCGAAAGCGCAGAAAAGCCGATTATTACACAGCTGATTCGTTCATTTGAAATAACAGTAAACATCATTCAAGGAAAAATTTCACCAACTCAAAATGGTTCATACGGAACATTGTATATCCATTTGGATGGTCAAGAAGAAGAAGTTGGCAAAGCACTGCAATTTCTTCAATCACAAGAAATTAGTGTGGAGGTGATTGAAGGATGA